From the Rhodobacteraceae bacterium M382 genome, one window contains:
- the galE gene encoding UDP-glucose 4-epimerase GalE, protein MKILVTGGAGYIGAHTCLAVLEQGYEVVVYDNFSNGHVEALRRVQRLAGRTLDIVRGDIQDRNLIRKTLQEHRCGGVIHFAGLKAVGDSVSNPLSFYNNNVFGTISLLDAMEDCNVRRLVFSSSATVYGDPRWLPITENHPLRALNPYGRTKLMIEDVLRDLYASDPSWSIGILRYFNPVGAHSSGEIGEDPKGVPTNLMPYIAQVASGLRSSLKVFGDDYPTLDGTGERDYLHVVDLAEGHIAALKVLEAPTLFEVNLGTGNCSTVLEMVDAFARASGRDIPVEHQNRRAGDAASCFADASKALELLGWRAWRDIDTMCRDHWNWQSRNPEGYQA, encoded by the coding sequence ATGAAGATCCTTGTAACAGGCGGTGCCGGATACATCGGCGCGCATACCTGTCTCGCCGTGCTGGAGCAAGGATATGAGGTTGTGGTCTACGACAATTTTTCAAACGGTCATGTCGAAGCGCTGCGCCGGGTTCAACGCCTGGCTGGACGGACGTTGGATATTGTTCGGGGCGATATCCAGGACAGGAATCTGATACGCAAGACATTGCAAGAGCACCGGTGCGGCGGCGTCATTCACTTCGCGGGCCTCAAGGCGGTGGGAGACTCCGTCTCGAACCCGCTGTCTTTCTACAACAACAACGTATTTGGGACGATCTCGCTATTGGATGCTATGGAAGACTGCAATGTTCGCAGGTTGGTCTTTAGCTCGTCGGCGACAGTCTATGGCGATCCCCGGTGGCTGCCGATCACCGAAAACCACCCGCTGCGCGCCCTGAACCCCTATGGGCGGACCAAACTGATGATCGAAGACGTTCTACGGGACCTCTATGCATCAGATCCGTCGTGGTCCATTGGAATCCTGCGGTATTTCAATCCGGTCGGTGCCCACAGTAGCGGCGAAATCGGTGAAGACCCCAAGGGTGTCCCAACCAATCTGATGCCCTATATCGCCCAAGTTGCCAGTGGTCTGCGTTCATCTCTGAAAGTTTTTGGAGACGATTACCCAACGCTCGATGGCACGGGCGAAAGGGATTACTTGCATGTGGTCGATCTGGCAGAGGGTCACATTGCTGCGCTCAAGGTGCTGGAGGCCCCGACGCTGTTCGAAGTCAATCTTGGCACAGGCAATTGTTCAACAGTTCTGGAGATGGTCGATGCCTTTGCCCGCGCCTCGGGTCGCGACATTCCCGTAGAACATCAAAACCGTCGCGCAGGCGATGCGGCCAGCTGCTTTGCAGACGCGTCAAAAGCGTTGGAGTTGCTCGGATGGCGCGCGTGGCGTGACATCGACACCATGTGCCGCGACCATTGGAACTGGCAAAGCCGCAACCCGGAAGGGTATCAGGCCTGA
- a CDS encoding HlyD family efflux transporter periplasmic adaptor subunit: MEVRFDGVKKTDPTNHEGFQVNYAAPKRAGFRWRWRFMVLLVISPILIWGWLVLQEEILVRADGILTTEPIHLSASDPGFVTSVPVALGDSVSSGQLLLELSSPEIDRKIKHWSGNLEELKIYQDQMIANLKETLGVYTRRLEESRRKQDRIAARYQQLAEKGLFKLADQMQLNEMRRALSHDERQHIVDLERLESLRYTHDLADEIRAIELEIAVAEVQQQQLDTRANRDGVINRVFVKEGEYVTEGAPLVELSNYDAPVVNVFLQPESISSANVGNAVVVIFPDRTRYHGVVKEPPQIAETIPAALAGPFEGSKRAIKVVVALDQEPDTWVEGLPVKVRFK; encoded by the coding sequence ATGGAAGTGCGGTTCGACGGTGTCAAGAAAACAGACCCTACCAACCACGAAGGATTTCAAGTCAACTACGCTGCACCCAAGCGCGCCGGGTTTCGGTGGCGTTGGCGTTTCATGGTCCTGCTGGTAATCAGCCCGATCCTGATTTGGGGCTGGTTGGTGTTGCAAGAAGAAATCCTGGTTCGCGCCGATGGTATATTGACCACAGAACCCATTCATCTCAGCGCATCCGACCCCGGCTTCGTTACTTCGGTCCCTGTTGCGCTTGGGGACAGTGTTTCGTCCGGGCAACTGCTTCTTGAGTTGTCGTCACCAGAAATAGATCGCAAGATAAAACACTGGAGCGGCAACCTGGAAGAATTGAAAATCTATCAGGATCAAATGATTGCCAACCTAAAGGAGACATTGGGCGTCTATACTCGACGGCTGGAGGAATCCCGCCGCAAGCAGGATAGGATTGCCGCCCGTTACCAGCAACTGGCCGAAAAGGGACTGTTCAAACTGGCTGACCAAATGCAACTTAACGAAATGCGCCGGGCGCTGTCGCATGATGAACGCCAACATATTGTCGACCTCGAGCGGCTGGAAAGCCTGCGTTACACCCATGATCTGGCCGATGAAATCCGCGCTATTGAACTGGAAATCGCTGTCGCCGAAGTTCAGCAACAGCAGTTGGATACCCGCGCCAACAGGGACGGTGTGATCAATCGCGTCTTTGTCAAAGAAGGCGAATATGTCACCGAAGGCGCACCGCTGGTCGAGCTGTCAAATTATGACGCTCCGGTGGTCAATGTGTTCCTCCAGCCGGAAAGCATCAGCAGCGCCAATGTCGGCAATGCCGTGGTCGTCATATTCCCGGATCGCACCCGATATCACGGGGTGGTCAAGGAACCTCCACAAATCGCCGAAACCATTCCTGCGGCATTGGCCGGGCCATTTGAAGGGTCCAAACGCGCGATCAAAGTCGTCGTTGCGCTGGACCAGGAACCGGACACCTGGGTCGAAGGCCTGCCAGTAAAGGTGAGATTCAAATGA
- a CDS encoding glycosyltransferase family 2 protein — translation MTLDPSAIFDTVWGILGAIVSDPVMLYILVPLIILVEAPLTLVVLAGMLKWRWRYDRRPPLASHPDVSCIITCYGEGDAIIKTILTLCEQTYPGNIEIIAVIDGAVQNGDTYQAALDCEDVVQRYPKRKLVVLPKWQRGGRVSTLNAGLYAATGDIVMNADGDTSFDNNMMVEIIREFDDPNVPAVGGALRVRNDRVSLVTRMQAFEYMISIQGGKTGLGEWNLLNNISGAFGAFRRDFLKQIGGWDTHTAEDLDLTVRIKQYFGRHPNMRIPFAGRAIGHTDAPETFKQLLNQRLRWDGDLVFLYLRKHRNAFSPRLLGIKTLVFTFVYGVLQNVLFPVLIVAFNIWILAIYPLEFVVAIFALQYSMYLVFAALLFGVFWVGVSERMTKDSIAWTWLPAYPLYTLILRVFAAFATLNEVLRRGHEESNMAPWWVLKRGRRF, via the coding sequence ATGACACTGGACCCGTCAGCCATATTTGACACGGTCTGGGGTATTCTTGGTGCCATCGTGTCGGATCCGGTGATGCTGTATATTCTGGTGCCGCTGATCATCCTGGTCGAGGCACCACTGACCTTGGTGGTTCTGGCGGGCATGTTAAAATGGCGCTGGCGATACGACAGACGGCCACCTCTGGCCTCTCATCCAGATGTGTCCTGCATCATAACCTGCTACGGCGAAGGGGACGCAATTATAAAAACCATCCTGACCCTGTGTGAACAAACCTATCCCGGTAACATCGAAATCATCGCGGTGATTGATGGCGCAGTACAGAATGGTGACACCTATCAGGCGGCTCTGGACTGTGAAGACGTCGTTCAGCGATACCCCAAGCGCAAGTTGGTCGTATTGCCAAAATGGCAACGCGGTGGGCGGGTGTCGACGCTGAACGCCGGCCTGTACGCGGCCACCGGAGATATTGTCATGAATGCAGATGGCGACACATCCTTTGACAACAACATGATGGTCGAAATCATTCGCGAATTTGACGATCCAAATGTACCTGCGGTTGGGGGGGCGCTGAGGGTACGCAACGACCGCGTTAGCCTGGTGACCCGGATGCAGGCGTTCGAATACATGATTTCGATTCAAGGCGGAAAGACCGGACTGGGTGAATGGAACCTGTTGAACAATATTTCCGGGGCCTTTGGAGCCTTTCGACGTGACTTTCTCAAGCAGATAGGCGGCTGGGACACACATACAGCCGAGGACCTGGACCTGACGGTTCGGATCAAACAGTATTTCGGGCGTCACCCGAATATGCGGATCCCGTTTGCCGGGCGCGCAATCGGGCACACAGACGCGCCTGAAACCTTCAAACAACTGCTGAACCAAAGGCTGCGCTGGGACGGAGATCTGGTTTTCCTGTATTTGCGCAAACATCGGAATGCGTTTTCGCCGCGCCTGTTGGGCATCAAGACATTGGTGTTCACCTTTGTCTACGGAGTGCTGCAAAACGTGCTGTTCCCGGTGCTGATCGTTGCCTTCAATATCTGGATACTGGCGATCTATCCGCTGGAGTTCGTAGTCGCCATTTTTGCCCTTCAATATTCAATGTATTTGGTGTTTGCAGCGCTGCTGTTCGGGGTGTTCTGGGTTGGTGTATCCGAACGCATGACCAAGGACAGCATCGCCTGGACTTGGTTGCCGGCCTATCCACTCTATACCTTAATACTGCGGGTGTTCGCCGCGTTTGCCACATTGAACGAAGTGCTCAGACGCGGACACGAGGAATCCAACATGGCCCCCTGGTGGGTTCTAAAACGGGGGCGGAGGTTCTGA